CCTTGTTTTGCGGCATAATCAGTCCGAACCACACCAGCGATTCCTGATGATTTTCCCACTGCAGTTTCGGTCGACAAAAAGAAAGTACTTAAGGAGACAGAAAGCCCCCGTAAAATTCCAAATGCACCTCCACCTTGTAAAGCCTTGATGGAAAAAGCTTCCTTCGTGACATCGGACAAAAATCCAAAAAAGGAAACCATTCCGCCTGAGAACAATGACACATAACCAAAAATAAAAAGGATGATTCCAATCGGTGCAAGGATGGAAGCAGCACGCCCCACTCGCCTAACGCCACCTATTACTATGAAGAGTAAAATTACTGAAATGGAAATGGGTCCTGACAAACCGGATAAACTCAAACCTTCTTTGGTGATGTATGTCAGTCCCACATAAGGAAAAATTCCACCAAACAAAAGTACTGTTACTAAACTTGCAAGAGAAAAGGCCACAGCAAGCCATTTTGCCCGCAATGCCTTTTCGATAAAATACATTGGTCCCGAAAGGTAACGACCACTCGGAAGTTGGTTTCTGAATTTGACGGCAAGGGTTGAGGATACAAAACGAATGGGCATCACAAGTAAACTCATGACCCAAATCCAAAAAAGAACGCCAATTCCACCATAGGCGATGGCCAGAGCGGTTCCGATGACGGAACCGGCAAGTAAGGATGAACCAATTCCAGCAAAAAAGGCTTGTGAATGAACCAATTGTCCCTTGGAACCTTTGAAATCCATATTGCCCGTAAGAATTTTTAGAGCAAGGAATAGAAAACGAATTTGTGGAAAGCCCAACCGAAAGCTCAAATACACTGAAGCAATCAGTATGAGGTAAAAATAGGGGCTGAGAATGTCCGATCCTAAAATCAGATTAAACGTAGATCCGTTTTGAAAGAGTGTTTCCATATTGGTTCTTCCTCACGAAATTGGATGAAATTGTTATGTCAAGATGTATTGTGATCCTTTCGCTTCTGGTTTTTATGATTTCTTCTCTTGTCCTCGGCAACTTGGTCGCCGAACCCTCTGGGATCGAAGTGGGGATGCGTTATGGTGCTGGAGAAAGAATTCCTGGTCGGTTTGATGGTGACCTAAAACAGTTCTCTTCCACCTTCAATCCATTGGTGTTTTCTGATGTCAGTTTGAGCGGAGGAAAATCCACCAATTTGTATGAAGGTTTTGTTCGTTTTCTTTTAGACTCAAGGTCAAGGGTTGGATTTGTTGTAGGAAGAAATGATTGGCAGATGCTTCACCTAACCGAAGTTACAAGCGACCTCTATTATACGAAACTAAGGTCTGAAATTTACTCCTACCATGTTCTCGGAATGTATTACTTTACAATGCCCATCTTTCGAAATTGGGAATGGGAAAATGGTTTGGGAATTGGATTTACCTCTGCCGATTGGAACATAAGAGGATATTCTGTAGGTGAACTTGCACCCGATACCCAATACTTCAATCAAAAAGGTAGACTTCGAGGGAGTGGGCTTGCTTATCGAGCAGAAACAGCCATCAATCACCGGTTATACGACAATACTTTTTTTCAAATTGGTCTTGGATACCACCATGTCGCCATTGATAAGTTCAGCGGGAATTATAATGGAGAAACCTCAAGCTTCTATATTCGGGCAGATGGGAAAGTAGGAGTGATTGATGACACTCGAATCCTTGATGCCACTGTGAGCACTGCACAAACTTTTCGAAGATTAGATATGAACACGGGTTCATGGATTCTTTATTTTTCAGTCTTCCAAAGGTTTTTAGATTGACGATCCATTGCTTAAAGTATCAATTTTAACAAAATTACATGAAACCTTCTAAAATCATTACCATTGGTATCAAAGAACTGGCTCACCAAAAAGTCATCCTTGCTGCTTGGTATAACTTTCTAAAAGAAAACTTCGATGCCAAAAAAGTTTCTGCAGAAGAATTCACTTTATACCTACAAGCACATGTCATGTATGATTTGGACAAAGACCAAATCGAATTGATGTTGTCGGGTCCAGAACCTCTTTTAGAAGATTTCAAAAAGTCTATTTTTGGATGAATCTCCAAATCTTCGGAACAAAAAAATGCAAAGAAACTAAGAAGGCACAGTTGTTCTTCCAAGAACGTCGTGTGACTTTTCAGTTTATCAACTTACAAGAAAAAGAAATGAGCAAAGGGGAACTTCGCTCCATTTTAGGCAGTGTGAGTTTAGATGACTTGATTGATACGGAATCCAAAGTTTACGAAGACAAAAATCTAAAATACATGTTATACGATAAAGAAGAGGCTCTACTTACAAACCCCCTTCTCTTCAAAACACCAATCGTTCGCGATGGGAAACGTGCCACCATCGGATTTGTTCCAGATGTCTGGAAACAATGGATCTTAGAATCTAAAAAATAAAAGAAGAAGTCTTTAAGACTCCAATTTTTTTCGTTTTGAATAATCCTTCGCAATTTCAGGTAAAGCAGGTAAAGAACTGTGAATTCTATGCATTTCCAAGGCTGGCCTTGCAGGAATTCCAAAGTAAGCTGTTTTTTCTTTAGAATCTTCCGTTAAACCTGAAAGTCCCATAAGAATCGAACCTTTTTTCATTGTTAGGTGTTCGGCAACAGCAGACTGCCCGGCAAGAAAACATCCATCTTCGATGGTGACAGAACCTGCAAGGACAGTGGCACCTGCGATATAAACATAATTACCGACACGGCAATTGTGACCGACATGGACATGGTCATCAAATTTTGTAAAATTCCCGATGGTGGTGGATTCAAGAGCTGCTCTATCCACAGTACAATGAGCACCCATTTCCACTTCGTCACCAATGACGACATTTCCAATCTGAGGGACTTTGTATCGCACTCCTGCATAGTCATAAAAACCAAATCCATCGGCACCAATGACAGTATTAGAATGGATCAAATTTCTTTTTCCTAGCTTACAGTTGTAATAAACAACAACTCCCGATTTTAAAATCGTCTCGTCTCCGATTTCTACATTTGGTTCCAAAACTACATTAGGGTAAATGACTGCTTTGTCTCCAATGACTACATTCTCTTGGATCACGGCAAAATCCATAATTGTTACATCTTTTCCCAGTTTGGCGGAAGGATGGATGCTGGCTTTTTGAGAAATAAAAGAAGTGTATTTTGGTTTTTTTTCAAACAAAGATACAACTTGAATGAATTTTACTTTAGAACCTTCTTCAGGGATAATGATTGCATTAGGAAATTGTGAAGCAAGTGAGTCGACAGTTAAAGCCACTTTTACGTCCGATGCTTTTTTATGTTTTGCTAAATATTTTTTGGATGCTACGTAATATATACTATTGGGATCTACAGGAGTATGGTGCTCCAAATCTTTGATTCCATTGATCTCTAAATCACCAGAGCCGGTGAAACTTGCACCTAATTGTTCAGCTAATTCCTTTAGTTTCATTCAAACACCTTACACTTGAAAAATAATTGGAAGGGACATATTTCAATCACATTTTTAAAATCTATCATATTGATAATTTTCAAACTATCCGATGATTAGACTATGCGACATCTACTTTTAAAGAAAAGCATTCGTTTGCTTTTGTTAACTTACACCGTTCAATATTGTTTATTCACGGAGAGTTTAGTAGCGCAAGATGGATTTGTCTTTGAAAACCCATATCAAAAGACAGATCAGGCTGTTGATGAAAAGTCATTTACAATCTACTTTTCCAATCATTCTTCAAAAATATCCAAATCAGATTTAGTTCGGCTACAAATAGCAGCAGATTATCTAAATCAAAATCGAAATTATGAAGTATATATTTATGCGCACGCAAATGAAGGAAAAACCGCCAAGGATGATATTTCCATTAGCGAAAAAAGGTCGTTAGAAGTGGAACGTTTCTTTTTGATTCATTTTGTGGAACCAAACCAAATCAGAAGATTGTTTTATGGGAATTCAAAATCACCTAACAAAACGAAAGAACACCAAGCACTCAACAGGCGAGTAGAGATAAAAATCCAAGCCCTTCCTTAATAAGACTCATTCCAATTTTTAAGGTCATCGATATCATCAATATCATTTAGTTCTGATAATAAAGTGACAGTTTTTTTGTTTTTTTGTATGGATTGTAGAGTTAGAGTTAAAACCTCATTTGTGCTCCAGGGAATAGAATTAAAAACAAAGGGATAAAATTCTTTCATTCCCAAAAGATAATAGCCACCATCCGTTGCGGGACCAATTACAAAATCAGATTCATCCAAAGCCGAGTAGGCTTTTTCAAAAATTTCTTTTGTCAAGAAAGGACAGTCGGTTCCAATAATCACAATCTTTCCTAACTTATTTTGAAATTCATTCTGAAAGGCAACTTTCATTTTAAATCCAAGATCTCCTTCCGCTTGGACTTTCGTTGCATACCCAAATTCAAATCTCAAAGAATTTTTAAGATGTAAATGATCCCAATATACTATTTTTTCTGCTTCAAAAACGGATGTTACCTTTTTTGTAATTTCAAGAAGTTCAAAATAAATTTGTAATGTTTTGGAATCGCCAATACTAACGGCTAAACGTGTTTTTACT
The nucleotide sequence above comes from Leptospira harrisiae. Encoded proteins:
- a CDS encoding OmpA family protein; its protein translation is MRHLLLKKSIRLLLLTYTVQYCLFTESLVAQDGFVFENPYQKTDQAVDEKSFTIYFSNHSSKISKSDLVRLQIAADYLNQNRNYEVYIYAHANEGKTAKDDISISEKRSLEVERFFLIHFVEPNQIRRLFYGNSKSPNKTKEHQALNRRVEIKIQALP
- a CDS encoding TIGR04282 family arsenosugar biosynthesis glycosyltransferase gives rise to the protein MDTNKLIIFAKQPELGKVKTRLAVSIGDSKTLQIYFELLEITKKVTSVFEAEKIVYWDHLHLKNSLRFEFGYATKVQAEGDLGFKMKVAFQNEFQNKLGKIVIIGTDCPFLTKEIFEKAYSALDESDFVIGPATDGGYYLLGMKEFYPFVFNSIPWSTNEVLTLTLQSIQKNKKTVTLLSELNDIDDIDDLKNWNESY
- a CDS encoding LIC_11366 family protein, with translation MSRCIVILSLLVFMISSLVLGNLVAEPSGIEVGMRYGAGERIPGRFDGDLKQFSSTFNPLVFSDVSLSGGKSTNLYEGFVRFLLDSRSRVGFVVGRNDWQMLHLTEVTSDLYYTKLRSEIYSYHVLGMYYFTMPIFRNWEWENGLGIGFTSADWNIRGYSVGELAPDTQYFNQKGRLRGSGLAYRAETAINHRLYDNTFFQIGLGYHHVAIDKFSGNYNGETSSFYIRADGKVGVIDDTRILDATVSTAQTFRRLDMNTGSWILYFSVFQRFLD
- a CDS encoding arsenate reductase family protein, giving the protein MNLQIFGTKKCKETKKAQLFFQERRVTFQFINLQEKEMSKGELRSILGSVSLDDLIDTESKVYEDKNLKYMLYDKEEALLTNPLLFKTPIVRDGKRATIGFVPDVWKQWILESKK
- the lpxD gene encoding UDP-3-O-(3-hydroxymyristoyl)glucosamine N-acyltransferase, with amino-acid sequence MKLKELAEQLGASFTGSGDLEINGIKDLEHHTPVDPNSIYYVASKKYLAKHKKASDVKVALTVDSLASQFPNAIIIPEEGSKVKFIQVVSLFEKKPKYTSFISQKASIHPSAKLGKDVTIMDFAVIQENVVIGDKAVIYPNVVLEPNVEIGDETILKSGVVVYYNCKLGKRNLIHSNTVIGADGFGFYDYAGVRYKVPQIGNVVIGDEVEMGAHCTVDRAALESTTIGNFTKFDDHVHVGHNCRVGNYVYIAGATVLAGSVTIEDGCFLAGQSAVAEHLTMKKGSILMGLSGLTEDSKEKTAYFGIPARPALEMHRIHSSLPALPEIAKDYSKRKKLES